In the Candidatus Rhodoblastus alkanivorans genome, one interval contains:
- a CDS encoding PD-(D/E)XK nuclease family protein, with amino-acid sequence MAVASRSTLVVHGRLAMREGRLTAARNGRHGLQIMSFEQAAVRLAGGFVRPIDDESLRAAIQAALPATPMGELESIKALPGMIDAAADTLHKAWRAGIDLAARAVNHPRLGAIACLEAAVLDQLPSGMMRPLDIVAAATTRIGHAPAVLGPMEIVGLTELSPCWRPLLQALTAHIPVQWTAGPRSVPAWLDGTGVMVARAPTQTPGIIAVSAATAYHEAIEAMRWARSLLASGVSPSEIAIATASPADYDDHFLALRADAKIDLHFVHGVRTVTTREGQASAALADIVVRGVSQSRLRRLGALCRDSGPFETLPEGWLRVLPTDAPLSTPGAWNRLLARLTPEDWPDGADHASALRAAVETLAKGSEAAGEIGEAFLKGRALAIWRKALLAGPAASIDATLETLKQDDGLEACVSVAWMPASALAASPRRFVRLLGLNSSRWPRGIAEDRLIPDHIIPTPVLDPLPVNLADRRDFETILATTGGEAVLSRARRDSDGRLLGRSPLLAGRGDETYLRRNATPAHAFSETDRLMARPQEFAAEPQAVSAQGCWRDWRRSEITPHDGLVRADHPLVLAILGRTQSASSLRRLLRNPLSFVWVYAFGWREPQSSAEPLVLDALGIGDLVHMVLDRALRDLEAGGGLAAADAETVEAAVARAAQAVAGDWESERPVPPAVIWSRTLDDARVMAGRALTYGDDVLPGARAYGEVPFGGSEPKSDAQTPWDASAPVTIPDAGFNIAGYIDRLDISGDGKRALVRDYKTGRPPRGDIRLNGGRELQRCLYAFAVKALLGDDVAISASLLYPREPVDLQLDDPEAVLAEITGYLRAARTSLSGGAALPGPDTGGDYDDLAFALPANASATYCKRKLPAATERLGEAAQVWEAE; translated from the coding sequence ATGGCCGTTGCGAGTCGATCCACCCTAGTCGTTCACGGCCGTCTCGCCATGAGGGAAGGCCGCCTGACGGCGGCCCGCAATGGTCGTCATGGCCTCCAGATCATGTCTTTCGAGCAGGCGGCGGTCCGGCTTGCCGGCGGCTTCGTCCGACCCATCGACGATGAGAGTCTGCGCGCCGCCATCCAAGCGGCTCTGCCCGCGACGCCGATGGGCGAGCTGGAGAGCATCAAGGCTCTCCCCGGTATGATCGACGCGGCGGCCGATACGCTCCACAAAGCCTGGCGTGCCGGAATCGACCTAGCCGCGCGCGCCGTCAATCATCCGCGTCTCGGCGCCATCGCGTGCCTGGAAGCGGCCGTCCTCGACCAGCTCCCGTCCGGCATGATGCGCCCCCTGGACATCGTCGCCGCCGCAACCACCCGCATCGGTCATGCGCCGGCGGTCTTGGGCCCGATGGAGATCGTTGGCCTTACCGAACTCTCGCCCTGCTGGCGACCGCTGCTCCAGGCCCTTACCGCCCATATCCCCGTGCAGTGGACGGCCGGCCCCAGGAGCGTTCCCGCATGGCTGGACGGCACAGGCGTCATGGTCGCGCGTGCACCGACGCAAACGCCGGGGATCATCGCCGTCAGCGCGGCGACGGCCTATCACGAGGCTATCGAGGCGATGCGCTGGGCACGAAGCCTGCTCGCCTCGGGCGTCTCGCCCTCGGAGATCGCCATCGCGACAGCCTCGCCCGCCGACTATGACGATCATTTCTTAGCCCTGCGCGCCGACGCCAAAATCGACCTGCACTTCGTCCACGGCGTCCGCACCGTCACCACCCGCGAGGGCCAGGCTTCTGCAGCGCTGGCCGACATTGTGGTCCGCGGCGTGTCGCAGTCGCGGCTGCGGCGCCTCGGGGCGCTCTGCCGGGACAGCGGACCTTTCGAGACCCTACCCGAAGGCTGGCTGCGGGTTCTGCCGACCGATGCGCCGCTCTCGACGCCGGGTGCCTGGAATCGCCTGCTGGCCCGGTTGACGCCGGAAGACTGGCCCGACGGCGCCGACCACGCTTCGGCGCTGCGCGCAGCGGTCGAGACCCTGGCGAAAGGATCGGAGGCCGCTGGCGAGATCGGAGAAGCCTTCCTCAAGGGCCGGGCGCTCGCGATTTGGCGCAAGGCGCTGCTCGCCGGCCCCGCCGCCTCGATCGACGCGACGCTGGAAACCCTGAAGCAGGATGACGGGCTGGAAGCATGCGTCTCTGTCGCATGGATGCCGGCCAGCGCGCTCGCGGCGTCACCCCGCCGCTTCGTGCGACTGCTGGGCCTCAATTCCTCGCGCTGGCCACGCGGCATCGCCGAGGACCGGCTTATTCCGGACCATATCATCCCGACTCCGGTGCTTGATCCACTGCCGGTGAACCTCGCCGACCGCCGGGACTTCGAGACGATCCTCGCCACGACGGGCGGCGAAGCCGTCCTCTCGCGCGCCCGACGCGACAGCGACGGGCGTCTCCTGGGACGGAGTCCTCTGCTCGCCGGGCGTGGCGACGAAACCTACCTCCGGCGCAACGCGACGCCGGCGCATGCCTTCAGCGAGACCGACCGCTTGATGGCCCGTCCCCAAGAGTTCGCGGCCGAACCCCAAGCAGTCAGTGCGCAGGGCTGTTGGCGCGACTGGCGACGGTCCGAGATCACTCCCCATGACGGGCTCGTGCGGGCGGATCATCCGCTCGTTCTCGCCATCCTCGGCCGCACACAGTCGGCCAGCTCGCTTCGCCGCCTGCTGCGCAATCCGCTCAGCTTCGTGTGGGTCTATGCGTTCGGCTGGCGCGAACCGCAGAGCAGCGCCGAACCGCTCGTGCTCGACGCCCTCGGGATCGGCGATCTCGTCCACATGGTTCTCGACCGCGCATTGCGCGACCTCGAAGCCGGAGGCGGGCTCGCCGCTGCCGACGCGGAGACCGTCGAAGCAGCGGTGGCCCGCGCCGCGCAAGCCGTCGCCGGCGATTGGGAAAGCGAGCGTCCGGTTCCGCCGGCCGTCATCTGGAGCCGCACCCTCGACGACGCCCGCGTGATGGCCGGCCGCGCCCTGACCTATGGCGATGATGTCCTGCCCGGCGCTCGCGCCTATGGCGAAGTCCCGTTCGGCGGCTCGGAGCCGAAATCCGACGCGCAGACGCCTTGGGATGCGAGCGCGCCGGTCACGATTCCCGACGCCGGCTTCAACATCGCCGGCTATATCGACCGGCTCGACATCTCGGGTGACGGCAAGCGCGCGCTCGTGCGCGATTACAAGACGGGCAGGCCGCCGCGCGGCGACATCCGGCTGAACGGCGGCCGCGAGCTTCAGCGTTGCCTCTACGCCTTCGCGGTGAAGGCACTGCTCGGCGACGACGTCGCCATCAGCGCCTCGCTGCTCTACCCGCGCGAGCCCGTTGATCTTCAGCTCGACGATCCCGAGGCCGTGCTGGCGGAGATCACCGGCTACCTTCGTGCGGCGAGGACGAGCCTGTCGGGCGGCGCGGCTCTGCCTGGCCCAGACACCGGCGGCGACTATGACGACCTCGCCTTCGCCCTGCCAGCGAACGCCAGCGCTACCTATTGCAAGCGCAAGCTCCCGGCCGCGACGGAACGGCTGGGCGAAGCCGCTCAGGTCTGGGAGGCAGAATAA
- a CDS encoding DUF4391 domain-containing protein produces the protein MITALFDYPKAAAFGRVVPKTRIYEHAGASTALKDLFVTQVDQIVWKFKLAPETINLAATRAVSEIQVFGISLRTNKLDEEVLRAIDRAIPFPLIFELTWSGKRKVIAAFKRPSEADSAKWVVSEYFATDWTPDDAPRQPLPVALNLGGLYDAILTAMMPVAKAAAEDIQTRVARMEAIRAKTREVDRIKTRLACEKQFNKRVAINAELRVARQELERLATGEPVSAKASE, from the coding sequence ATGATCACCGCCCTCTTCGACTATCCCAAGGCCGCCGCCTTCGGGCGCGTGGTGCCCAAGACCAGGATATATGAACACGCTGGCGCCAGCACCGCGCTGAAGGACCTGTTCGTCACCCAGGTCGATCAGATCGTCTGGAAATTCAAGCTGGCGCCGGAGACCATCAACCTCGCCGCCACGCGGGCGGTGAGCGAGATTCAGGTTTTCGGAATCAGCCTGCGGACCAACAAGCTCGACGAAGAGGTGCTGCGCGCCATCGATCGCGCCATCCCCTTTCCGTTGATCTTCGAACTCACTTGGTCGGGCAAGCGGAAGGTGATTGCCGCCTTCAAGCGGCCGAGCGAGGCGGATTCGGCCAAGTGGGTGGTCAGCGAGTATTTCGCGACCGACTGGACGCCGGACGATGCGCCGCGCCAGCCCCTGCCCGTCGCGCTCAATCTCGGCGGGCTCTACGACGCCATCCTCACCGCCATGATGCCGGTGGCGAAGGCGGCGGCCGAAGACATTCAGACGCGCGTGGCGCGCATGGAAGCGATCCGGGCCAAGACGCGCGAGGTGGATCGGATCAAGACCCGCCTCGCCTGCGAAAAGCAATTCAACAAGCGCGTGGCGATCAATGCCGAGCTGCGTGTCGCCAGACAGGAGCTGGAGCGCCTGGCCACGGGCGAACCCGTCAGCGCGAAGGCGAGTGAGTAA
- a CDS encoding helicase-related protein, whose product MKIIDNTSLLLGDDLKATVGRGARLKIAASCFSIYAFEALKSELSKVESLEFIFTAPTFVPMEVTDRLRKERREFFIPKTTRERGLYGTEFEIQLRNKLTQRAVARECAEWIRKKARFRSNTTRAPMQQFIHAGSEAGDFAYMPISGFTAVDLGYQKGDAVSNLVTRVDDAAHTQVYLQLFNQIWNDTEKVGDVTAAICDHIESVYQENSPERIYFHILYNLFQDFLEEVDQDALPNDLTGYKDSLVWNKLFNYQRDAATGIINKLEMHNGCILADSVGLGKTFTALAVIKYYELRNRSVLVLCPKKLADNWRNYNTNLTTNIFAKDRFNYDVLCHTDLSRTSGESFGIPLNRVNWGNYDLVVIDESHNFRNNDVFKDRETRYQKLMNRVIRSGVKTKVLMLSATPVNNRFNDLRNQLALAYEGESENLSRHLKTKTGVEEIFRRAQKAFNAWSELPPQERTAAAILKALDFDFFELLDAVTIARSRKHIETFYDTKDIGKFPQRRKPLSHQCPITYRADVLGLNDIFGHLSVLKLAVYAPISYILPSRLRKYEEIYDTQVEGGRGKLRQADRERSLQALMTTNLLKRLESSVEAFRLTLRALSGNIAQTLDAISTFERTGGSASVTDHLDDPGFDADDEDLTGLDEFTVGRKIQISLADMDVPSWKHDLEADLALIGDLIASMDKVGPDDDAKLQHLKDVITRKVGEPLNPGNRKVLIFTAFADTAKYLYANLTPAFLQSHGLNSGLVTGSDAPKTTLKKGYDFQSVLTLFSPRSKEKHLVLPHESGEIDILIGTDCISEGQNLQDCDYLINYDIHWNPVRIIQRFGRIDRIGSPNAQIQLVNYWPDISLDEYINLKERVENRMMIADVTATGDDNVLTAKSSDIAYRKDQLKRLQEEVIELEDVRTGISITDLGLNDFRMDLLNHIKENGDIEHLPNGMHAVVPAQPALGLLPGLIFALKNIHDSVNINQQNRLHPYYLVYVGRDGDVVVDHTEVKRLLDLIRTSCRGHPEPIQAVCRLFNERTQDGRKMEQCSALLSAAIRSMIEVKEEKDLDSLFSGGRTTALVHTIAGLDDFELIAFLVVEEAPA is encoded by the coding sequence ATGAAAATCATCGATAACACCTCGCTGCTTCTCGGCGACGATCTGAAGGCGACGGTGGGCCGCGGCGCGCGGCTGAAAATCGCCGCGTCGTGCTTCTCGATCTACGCCTTCGAGGCGCTCAAATCGGAGTTGTCGAAGGTCGAGAGCCTCGAGTTCATCTTCACCGCCCCGACCTTCGTGCCGATGGAAGTGACCGACCGTCTGCGCAAGGAGCGGCGAGAGTTCTTCATCCCGAAGACGACGCGCGAGCGGGGGCTGTACGGAACCGAATTCGAGATACAGCTTCGTAACAAGCTGACGCAGCGAGCGGTCGCCCGAGAATGCGCCGAGTGGATTCGAAAGAAGGCGCGCTTCAGGTCGAACACGACCAGGGCGCCGATGCAGCAGTTCATCCATGCAGGATCGGAAGCCGGCGACTTCGCCTATATGCCGATCAGCGGCTTCACGGCCGTTGACCTGGGCTACCAGAAGGGTGATGCGGTCTCGAACCTCGTAACTCGGGTCGACGATGCCGCCCACACGCAAGTCTATCTCCAGCTTTTCAACCAAATCTGGAACGACACGGAGAAAGTCGGCGACGTAACAGCGGCAATCTGCGACCACATCGAGTCCGTCTATCAGGAAAATTCCCCGGAGCGGATTTACTTCCACATCCTCTACAACCTCTTCCAGGATTTCCTTGAAGAGGTCGATCAGGACGCGCTGCCAAACGATCTGACCGGCTACAAGGACAGTCTCGTCTGGAACAAGCTGTTCAACTATCAGCGCGACGCGGCGACCGGCATCATCAACAAACTGGAGATGCACAACGGCTGCATCCTGGCGGACAGCGTCGGCCTCGGCAAAACCTTCACTGCGCTGGCGGTGATCAAATACTACGAGCTGCGCAATCGGTCGGTTCTGGTTCTCTGCCCGAAGAAGCTTGCCGATAACTGGCGAAACTATAACACCAACCTGACGACCAACATCTTCGCCAAGGACCGATTCAACTACGACGTCCTGTGTCACACCGATCTCTCCCGCACCTCGGGAGAGTCGTTCGGTATCCCGCTCAACCGCGTGAATTGGGGCAACTACGACCTCGTCGTCATCGACGAGTCGCACAACTTCCGGAACAACGACGTCTTCAAGGACCGGGAGACACGCTACCAGAAGCTAATGAACAGGGTCATCCGCTCCGGCGTGAAGACCAAGGTTCTGATGCTTTCGGCGACGCCGGTGAACAATCGGTTCAACGATCTGCGCAATCAGCTTGCCCTAGCCTACGAAGGGGAGTCCGAAAATCTCAGCCGGCACCTCAAGACCAAGACCGGCGTCGAGGAGATATTCCGGCGCGCCCAGAAGGCGTTCAATGCCTGGTCGGAGCTTCCTCCGCAGGAGAGGACGGCTGCCGCCATCCTCAAGGCGCTCGACTTCGATTTCTTCGAGCTGCTCGACGCGGTGACGATCGCCCGGTCACGCAAGCATATCGAGACGTTCTACGACACGAAGGACATCGGTAAGTTCCCGCAGCGCCGAAAGCCGCTGTCCCATCAGTGCCCGATCACCTATCGGGCCGACGTGCTCGGGCTCAATGACATCTTCGGTCACCTGTCGGTGCTCAAGCTCGCCGTCTACGCCCCGATCAGCTACATCCTGCCGAGCCGGCTGCGAAAATACGAGGAAATCTACGACACCCAAGTCGAGGGTGGACGCGGCAAGCTGCGCCAGGCGGATCGCGAGCGGAGCCTCCAGGCTCTCATGACCACCAACCTGCTCAAGCGGCTGGAAAGTTCGGTCGAAGCCTTCCGGCTTACCTTGCGCGCGCTAAGTGGGAACATCGCGCAGACGCTCGATGCGATCTCGACTTTCGAGCGGACCGGCGGCTCGGCTAGTGTCACCGACCACCTCGACGATCCTGGCTTCGACGCCGACGACGAGGACCTGACCGGGCTCGACGAGTTCACGGTCGGCAGGAAGATCCAGATCAGCCTCGCGGACATGGACGTGCCGTCGTGGAAGCACGACCTGGAGGCCGACCTCGCCCTGATCGGCGACCTGATTGCCTCAATGGACAAGGTCGGTCCCGATGATGACGCCAAGCTTCAGCACCTCAAGGACGTCATTACCCGCAAGGTGGGCGAGCCGCTGAACCCCGGCAACCGCAAGGTTCTCATCTTCACCGCCTTCGCCGACACGGCGAAGTACCTCTACGCCAACCTGACGCCGGCCTTCCTGCAATCGCACGGGCTCAATTCAGGCCTGGTGACGGGCTCCGACGCGCCGAAGACCACGCTGAAGAAGGGCTACGATTTCCAATCGGTGCTAACGTTGTTCTCGCCGCGCTCGAAAGAGAAGCACCTGGTCCTGCCGCATGAGTCAGGCGAGATCGACATTCTGATTGGCACGGACTGCATCTCCGAAGGCCAGAACCTTCAGGACTGCGACTATCTGATTAATTACGACATCCACTGGAACCCGGTGCGGATCATCCAGCGCTTCGGGCGCATCGACCGTATCGGGTCGCCGAACGCGCAGATCCAGCTCGTCAATTATTGGCCGGATATCTCGCTCGACGAGTACATCAACCTCAAGGAGCGCGTCGAAAATCGCATGATGATCGCCGACGTCACGGCGACGGGCGACGACAATGTGCTCACCGCCAAGAGCAGCGACATCGCCTACCGGAAGGATCAGCTCAAGCGCCTCCAGGAAGAGGTGATCGAGTTGGAGGACGTGCGGACGGGGATCTCGATCACGGATCTCGGCCTCAATGATTTCCGCATGGATCTCCTGAACCACATCAAGGAGAACGGCGACATCGAGCATCTGCCCAACGGCATGCATGCGGTCGTGCCGGCACAGCCGGCGCTCGGGCTCCTGCCGGGCCTGATCTTCGCGCTGAAGAACATCCACGACAGCGTGAACATCAACCAGCAGAACCGCCTTCACCCCTACTACCTGGTCTATGTCGGCCGCGACGGGGATGTCGTCGTCGACCATACCGAGGTGAAACGGCTGCTCGATCTGATCCGCACGAGTTGCCGGGGCCACCCGGAGCCGATCCAGGCGGTTTGCCGCCTGTTCAACGAGAGGACGCAGGATGGCCGGAAGATGGAGCAATGCTCCGCGCTTCTGAGCGCAGCGATCCGTTCGATGATCGAGGTGAAGGAAGAGAAGGACCTGGACAGCCTGTTTAGCGGCGGGCGGACCACGGCGTTGGTTCACACCATCGCCGGGCTCGACGATTTCGAGCTGATCGCCTTTCTCGTGGTGGAGGAGGCGCCCGCATGA
- a CDS encoding site-specific DNA-methyltransferase produces the protein MEKLKMHSPDLTQENIAQIRALFPGCVTEAMDENGKVRLAIDFDQLRQELSDHIVEGAQERYRLDWPGKREALINANAPIAKTLRPADQESVGFSTTKNLFVEGDNLEALKLLQDIYIGSVRMIYIDPPYNTGNDFVYRDRFAQGSEEYLRISNQKDEEGNRLIANLTANGRFHSEWLSMMYPRLKVAKNLLSDDGALFVSIDDTEVAGLRHMLDEIFGAENFITEIVWEGANKNDARQIGVSHEYVLCYVKDKSATKTSWTMTKEGVDPVLREVDRLKGVHGKDFETASEELAGWFRAMKATPSFGLRRFRYIDERGAYKEDDPTAPGGRKFELKNPKTGEVIPLRPNRGWAFDQETFNRMVEEGRISFISPTSVMVRRYLHETDAQTPQSVFYQPARSASERLSKLLGGGYFDFPKDETIIQKFVDMAVSEDSGGPIVMDFFAGSSTTAHSVFLQNALDGKNRRFIMVQIPEPTNENSVARKAGWKNIAEISKERIRRAGKQILEGDCHGGWSRDVGFRVLKVDTSNMQDVYYRPDQVDQKDLLHAVDNIKPDRTAEDLLFQVLVDWGVDLTLPIRRETMQGKTVFFVDDNALVACFDTGVTEELVKELAGREPLRVVFRDNGFVSDAVKINVEQVFRQVSPSTDVKSI, from the coding sequence ATGGAAAAGTTGAAGATGCACAGCCCCGACCTGACGCAAGAGAACATTGCGCAGATCCGCGCGCTGTTCCCGGGCTGCGTCACCGAGGCAATGGACGAAAATGGGAAGGTTCGGCTGGCCATCGACTTCGATCAGCTCCGCCAGGAGCTGAGCGATCACATTGTAGAAGGGGCGCAAGAGCGGTATCGGCTGGATTGGCCAGGCAAACGAGAAGCGCTGATAAATGCGAACGCCCCTATCGCGAAAACGCTGCGTCCGGCCGATCAAGAAAGTGTGGGATTTTCTACTACAAAGAACTTATTCGTTGAGGGCGACAACCTCGAAGCTCTAAAGTTACTTCAAGACATTTATATTGGTTCGGTGCGGATGATATACATCGATCCGCCGTACAACACCGGTAACGACTTTGTTTACAGAGACCGCTTTGCGCAAGGCTCTGAAGAATATCTGAGGATATCCAATCAAAAAGACGAAGAAGGTAACCGCCTTATCGCCAATCTGACAGCAAATGGCCGCTTCCATTCTGAGTGGCTATCAATGATGTATCCACGGCTGAAGGTGGCGAAAAATTTGCTCAGTGATGATGGGGCGCTTTTTGTCAGTATAGATGATACTGAGGTCGCTGGTCTGCGGCATATGCTGGATGAAATATTCGGCGCAGAAAATTTCATAACAGAAATAGTGTGGGAGGGCGCGAATAAGAACGATGCCCGACAGATTGGCGTGTCTCATGAGTATGTCCTCTGTTATGTCAAGGATAAGAGCGCCACGAAAACCTCATGGACGATGACAAAGGAGGGGGTTGATCCAGTTCTGAGAGAGGTCGACCGCTTGAAAGGAGTTCACGGCAAGGACTTCGAGACAGCATCAGAAGAGCTAGCTGGCTGGTTTCGGGCGATGAAGGCGACCCCTTCTTTTGGTCTAAGGCGATTTCGATACATTGATGAACGTGGCGCCTACAAGGAAGATGACCCAACGGCCCCAGGTGGCCGAAAATTCGAACTGAAAAATCCAAAGACGGGAGAGGTCATTCCTTTACGGCCGAACCGGGGTTGGGCATTCGACCAAGAGACGTTTAACAGAATGGTCGAAGAGGGACGAATTTCATTTATATCACCTACCAGTGTCATGGTTAGGCGATATCTTCATGAGACTGACGCGCAGACTCCGCAAAGTGTTTTCTATCAACCAGCGCGATCTGCGTCGGAACGTTTGTCAAAGCTTCTCGGTGGCGGCTATTTCGATTTTCCGAAGGATGAAACTATTATCCAAAAATTCGTTGATATGGCGGTAAGTGAAGATTCTGGCGGCCCAATCGTCATGGATTTTTTTGCTGGAAGCAGCACTACAGCTCATTCCGTCTTCCTTCAGAATGCCCTGGATGGGAAGAACCGCCGCTTTATTATGGTTCAAATCCCAGAGCCGACGAATGAGAATAGCGTTGCTCGCAAAGCGGGCTGGAAAAACATAGCAGAAATTTCAAAAGAACGTATCCGTCGTGCTGGAAAGCAGATCCTTGAAGGAGATTGCCACGGCGGATGGAGCCGCGATGTCGGCTTCCGAGTGCTCAAGGTGGACACGTCGAACATGCAGGACGTGTACTACCGCCCGGATCAAGTTGATCAAAAGGACTTGCTTCACGCGGTCGACAACATCAAGCCGGACCGAACCGCCGAAGACCTGCTGTTCCAGGTGTTGGTCGATTGGGGCGTGGACCTGACGCTGCCGATCCGGCGCGAGACGATGCAGGGCAAGACCGTCTTCTTCGTGGACGACAATGCGTTGGTCGCCTGCTTCGACACCGGCGTGACCGAGGAGCTGGTGAAGGAGCTTGCCGGTCGCGAACCACTGCGCGTCGTCTTCCGTGATAACGGCTTCGTGTCGGACGCCGTGAAGATCAACGTCGAGCAGGTCTTCCGCCAAGTTTCCCCCAGCACCGACGTCAAGTCGATCTGA
- a CDS encoding WYL domain-containing protein produces the protein MPGGEAVLKWGVERRLEFIEFRLYWEGGVNRSDIIEAFDVSVPQASKDLTLYQERAPHNAVYDKSAKRYVASNEFQPCFLKPDAGQYLIQLRSVAEGILASSESWIAHSPPYAGPPVPARGVNNDTLRTVLAAIRQNQAVEVKYQSLSSDDPRWRWIAPHAIGFDGFRWHTRAFCEVDKSFKDFLLSRIIEARSVRPSGVSPENDADWNELVTLEIGPHPDLSESQKRIIALDYGMRGGRAQIQVRKALRYYALRRLGLDTPPEARRPQDQQIVLLREGGADENHR, from the coding sequence ATGCCGGGAGGCGAGGCGGTGCTGAAATGGGGCGTGGAGCGCCGACTCGAATTCATCGAGTTCCGACTTTACTGGGAAGGCGGCGTGAATCGCTCGGACATCATCGAGGCTTTCGATGTGTCCGTTCCGCAGGCATCGAAGGATTTGACGCTCTATCAAGAACGGGCGCCGCACAACGCTGTCTATGACAAGAGCGCCAAGCGCTATGTTGCGAGCAACGAATTTCAGCCCTGCTTTCTGAAACCAGATGCCGGTCAGTACCTCATCCAGCTTCGGTCCGTTGCTGAAGGCATTTTGGCCTCATCCGAATCCTGGATCGCCCACTCCCCTCCCTATGCCGGGCCGCCCGTGCCGGCCCGCGGCGTCAACAACGACACGTTGCGAACGGTGCTTGCGGCGATCCGCCAAAACCAAGCAGTCGAGGTCAAATATCAATCGCTCTCCAGCGATGATCCTCGCTGGCGATGGATCGCGCCACACGCGATAGGGTTCGACGGGTTCCGGTGGCACACCCGCGCATTTTGCGAGGTCGATAAGTCGTTCAAGGACTTTTTGCTCTCACGCATCATAGAGGCTAGGTCAGTTCGTCCGAGCGGGGTATCGCCGGAGAATGATGCCGACTGGAACGAACTCGTCACACTGGAAATAGGGCCGCATCCGGACCTGTCCGAAAGCCAGAAGCGGATCATCGCCCTCGACTACGGCATGCGAGGGGGGCGTGCCCAAATTCAGGTCCGAAAGGCGCTTCGCTATTACGCGTTGAGGCGATTGGGGCTTGATACACCGCCGGAGGCGCGGCGCCCGCAGGATCAGCAGATCGTGCTTCTGCGTGAGGGGGGCGCCGATGAAAATCATCGATAA